One Roseimicrobium gellanilyticum DNA window includes the following coding sequences:
- a CDS encoding M56 family metallopeptidase, which translates to MKTHWLSDLFSRPIPLLLQQSADAAILALLVLLACFFLRRRLSASWRHAFWLLVFVRLLLPGLPVIPSKPITTAQVSPATQSDVATHQERTNTATPTSSSPVPSSSAESPAVALSSSSSRGAKVDKAPSAAPAFSLPSARTLLLMTWVLGVSIMLVMGCWRSFRLHLSLRRASSPAPDGLKSLLQDVGRSLRLRRVPEVELCSAVRVPSLAGLWRPRILLPPGFAESVPPQTLRMVLGHELAHWRRHDLLWQLLTSALLVLHWFNPLLWLAHHRLREEAEASCDEWMLSRLAQDEARAYGDTLLDLVDRLPGRVSPWRVGEPGLLGMAASVAGVRRRVALIAHWIGGSRASRKLGIIALLVITFLGLLRAAEPVQEIKAALTVGWPATTTLHIFDDKTRDPIAGVKLALKSGKFVHEVTTDDKGRATLNLPPQRPDSSVGFAIRVRKEGRVPTVIFWHLDQPSFTPPDTLDLPLPKAVPIGGIVKDADGKPVSGAQIALIMRGSNMGGATQEIFPDIWERRVPTDANGRWTFTEAPPGRKSFSLAIEHSDIIPLKKYPKGDEVLPFYENRGETIVQRGAVITGKVVDDAGKPVKGTIVLGESGSDSTTYPEYKTNDDGTFRIGNARKGESVMATVTAKGYAPYLTHLSSAGDGAPVVLTLNKGKELKVRVVNAKGDPIAGAMAAPDEWRGTNPKQNGPRVLNYRFTTGKDGTFTWKHAPDVAISWDFFGAEGHRDNRGFVITPGDQEIKVVLEKLSQIIGTVVDADTGAPIPSFKIVPGDVREFPGWKEAGHRSWVWWSSGTMQGTDGKFLFSSDRGRNGEFRRLLRISADGYRPFLTEPIDEISGEVTWNIKLKKTPQLKIQVRQPDGQPAAGAKVSWNNVRNGAARVTNGDFSALDGPVGDDCFFRADTDGVASVAPEVDEFGLVAVHPSGWGVIEPGKVRGDDTITLTPWAVLDLDLRGIPADLRAKTMVMLYAVVENSPGIIDGFHELPKPNAKTQVQEGARMIPGLYKLAISYDMYGAAPLVFPLKAGEQTKIDTSTLWKWCEPALPLKLPPGAATDSRHQLKVVWDGTEDDGFLLPEDRKRLVEDVWNGHVTYKKKDAQGNTPEVIHLQKLGAGSYRLTGNIKGWPAGTPRDKPSVVLATIDHPFTIPASAVGTPTFVEKESSNKTSPPRIQMTGVPVYELPPLEIK; encoded by the coding sequence ATGAAGACACACTGGCTCAGCGACCTTTTCTCCCGGCCCATTCCGTTGCTGCTTCAGCAGTCGGCGGATGCCGCCATCCTCGCGCTGCTCGTATTGCTGGCGTGCTTCTTCTTGCGGCGACGCCTGTCCGCTTCATGGCGGCATGCGTTCTGGCTGCTGGTGTTCGTGCGCCTGCTGCTTCCCGGTCTTCCCGTGATTCCCTCAAAGCCGATCACCACTGCTCAGGTCTCCCCCGCCACGCAATCAGACGTTGCCACACACCAAGAGCGAACCAACACAGCGACGCCAACCAGTTCATCCCCCGTACCATCTTCTTCCGCTGAGTCTCCTGCGGTAGCGTTGTCATCATCTTCCTCGCGAGGAGCCAAAGTGGATAAGGCACCATCGGCAGCCCCGGCGTTCTCCCTTCCGAGTGCGCGAACACTCCTACTGATGACCTGGGTGCTGGGTGTGTCCATCATGTTGGTGATGGGATGCTGGCGTTCCTTCCGGCTCCATCTCTCGCTGCGACGTGCTTCTTCACCAGCCCCGGACGGATTGAAGTCCCTGCTTCAGGACGTCGGTCGCAGTCTGCGTCTGCGCCGTGTTCCCGAGGTGGAACTTTGCTCCGCAGTCCGTGTGCCATCCCTCGCCGGCCTGTGGAGGCCACGCATCCTACTGCCTCCCGGCTTCGCAGAATCTGTGCCCCCTCAGACTCTACGCATGGTCCTGGGACACGAGCTGGCGCACTGGCGTCGTCATGATCTTCTGTGGCAGCTTCTGACCAGTGCCCTCCTTGTGCTGCACTGGTTCAATCCCCTGCTCTGGCTGGCGCATCACCGTTTGCGGGAGGAGGCTGAGGCTTCCTGCGATGAGTGGATGCTCTCCCGTCTCGCGCAAGATGAGGCCCGCGCCTATGGGGATACCTTGCTGGATCTTGTGGATCGGCTCCCAGGCCGCGTCAGCCCATGGAGGGTCGGCGAGCCTGGACTGCTCGGCATGGCAGCTTCTGTCGCCGGGGTGCGTCGTCGTGTGGCATTGATCGCCCACTGGATTGGCGGAAGCCGTGCCAGTCGGAAGCTCGGCATCATTGCCCTCCTGGTGATCACATTCCTCGGCCTTCTTCGGGCTGCCGAGCCGGTCCAGGAGATCAAAGCCGCTCTCACTGTGGGCTGGCCTGCCACCACCACTCTGCACATATTCGACGACAAGACTCGCGATCCCATCGCAGGCGTGAAGCTTGCACTGAAGTCAGGGAAATTTGTGCACGAGGTGACGACTGACGACAAAGGCCGGGCGACCCTCAACCTGCCACCCCAACGGCCCGACAGCTCCGTCGGTTTTGCGATCCGTGTGCGCAAAGAGGGCCGCGTCCCCACAGTCATCTTCTGGCACTTGGATCAACCTTCGTTCACCCCACCGGACACGCTGGATCTTCCCCTTCCCAAGGCGGTTCCCATCGGAGGCATCGTGAAGGATGCCGACGGCAAGCCTGTGTCTGGCGCGCAAATCGCGCTCATCATGCGCGGGTCCAACATGGGTGGCGCCACGCAGGAAATCTTTCCTGATATCTGGGAACGTCGCGTGCCCACGGATGCCAATGGTCGATGGACTTTCACCGAAGCGCCTCCTGGCAGAAAAAGTTTCTCACTCGCGATCGAGCATTCGGACATCATCCCTCTGAAAAAGTATCCCAAAGGAGATGAAGTGCTGCCGTTCTATGAAAACCGTGGTGAGACCATCGTGCAGCGCGGCGCGGTCATCACAGGGAAGGTCGTGGATGACGCAGGGAAGCCCGTCAAGGGCACCATCGTGCTGGGCGAGTCTGGTTCAGACAGCACCACTTATCCTGAGTACAAGACCAACGATGACGGCACGTTCCGCATCGGCAATGCCAGGAAGGGCGAGAGCGTGATGGCCACCGTTACCGCCAAAGGTTATGCCCCCTATCTAACCCACCTGAGCTCCGCTGGCGATGGTGCACCGGTCGTCCTCACGCTGAACAAGGGCAAGGAGTTGAAGGTTCGAGTGGTAAACGCAAAGGGTGATCCCATCGCAGGTGCGATGGCCGCGCCCGACGAATGGCGAGGGACCAATCCCAAACAGAATGGCCCTCGTGTCTTGAACTATCGTTTCACCACTGGAAAGGACGGGACCTTTACGTGGAAACATGCGCCAGACGTCGCGATCTCATGGGACTTCTTTGGCGCGGAAGGTCATCGCGACAATCGGGGTTTCGTCATCACTCCCGGAGATCAGGAAATCAAAGTCGTCCTCGAGAAGCTTTCCCAAATCATCGGCACCGTGGTCGATGCGGACACGGGCGCTCCGATACCCTCATTCAAGATTGTGCCTGGAGATGTGCGCGAATTCCCTGGTTGGAAGGAGGCCGGACATCGCAGTTGGGTCTGGTGGAGCAGTGGCACCATGCAGGGCACGGATGGGAAGTTCCTCTTCTCATCAGATCGCGGAAGGAATGGCGAGTTCCGCCGTCTTCTTCGCATCTCGGCAGATGGGTATCGCCCCTTCCTTACGGAACCCATTGATGAGATCTCCGGTGAGGTCACATGGAACATCAAACTCAAGAAAACTCCGCAGCTGAAAATCCAGGTGCGCCAGCCCGATGGTCAGCCTGCTGCAGGAGCCAAGGTGAGCTGGAACAATGTGCGCAATGGTGCCGCGCGCGTCACGAACGGTGATTTCAGCGCACTCGACGGGCCGGTAGGCGATGACTGCTTCTTCCGCGCCGACACGGATGGCGTTGCTTCAGTCGCGCCTGAAGTGGACGAGTTTGGACTGGTGGCTGTCCACCCCTCAGGCTGGGGCGTGATTGAACCCGGAAAAGTTCGTGGGGACGACACCATCACTCTCACCCCTTGGGCCGTGCTTGATCTCGATCTTCGGGGCATCCCTGCCGATCTCCGTGCGAAGACCATGGTCATGTTGTATGCCGTGGTTGAGAACAGCCCTGGAATTATTGATGGATTTCATGAACTGCCAAAGCCCAATGCGAAGACACAGGTGCAGGAAGGTGCTCGCATGATACCGGGCCTCTACAAGCTGGCCATCAGCTACGACATGTATGGCGCAGCCCCCCTGGTATTCCCGCTGAAGGCTGGTGAACAGACGAAAATTGACACCAGCACACTCTGGAAATGGTGTGAGCCCGCTCTTCCTCTGAAGCTTCCTCCCGGAGCCGCGACGGACTCCCGCCACCAATTGAAGGTCGTGTGGGACGGCACGGAAGATGATGGATTCTTGCTCCCAGAGGACAGGAAGCGCCTCGTCGAGGATGTGTGGAATGGCCACGTGACCTACAAGAAGAAGGACGCCCAGGGAAACACACCCGAGGTCATCCATCTCCAGAAGCTCGGGGCTGGCAGCTACCGCCTCACTGGCAACATCAAAGGCTGGCCCGCGGGGACCCCTCGCGACAAGCCCTCCGTCGTTCTCGCCACGATCGATCATCCCTTCACCATCCCCGCCTCTGCCGTGGGCACACCCACGTTCGTCGAGAAAGAGTCATCCAACAAGACCTCCCCTCCCCGCATCCAGATGACGGGAGTGCCAGTGTACGAACTGCCACCGCTGGAGATAAAGTGA